One window of Gloeothece citriformis PCC 7424 genomic DNA carries:
- a CDS encoding BRO-N domain-containing protein: MSDLIIFGFENQEVRFVGTPDHLEWVAQDVCTALEIKNASDTLAKFDSDEKGITNLNTLGGVQELLTVTEAGLYRLIFKSRKAVAKRFQRWIFHEVLPSLRRTGSYSINQSKEPPKALIAARAINEINELVVDISPRLAQYLIDHTISEVLEQTALPGTTEILRGVVEIAEEMGLPVNAQNRSQLGRFVKNSPVGQLAIPEKRLVNGTMREVHCYPDTEAVRNIIRSFFS; encoded by the coding sequence ATGTCAGATCTGATCATTTTCGGATTCGAGAACCAAGAGGTTCGTTTTGTTGGCACTCCCGATCACCTCGAATGGGTAGCCCAAGATGTCTGTACCGCGCTGGAAATTAAGAATGCCTCGGATACTTTGGCCAAATTTGACTCAGATGAAAAGGGTATCACTAATCTCAATACCCTTGGTGGTGTTCAAGAATTGCTTACGGTGACTGAAGCAGGGCTTTATCGCTTGATTTTCAAATCTCGTAAAGCTGTTGCCAAGAGATTTCAACGCTGGATATTTCATGAAGTGCTTCCCTCTCTCAGACGCACGGGAAGCTACAGCATTAACCAAAGCAAAGAGCCACCAAAAGCTCTTATTGCTGCACGGGCTATCAACGAGATTAACGAGTTAGTGGTCGATATTTCCCCTCGTCTGGCTCAATATCTCATCGATCATACCATCTCGGAAGTCCTCGAACAAACTGCTTTGCCGGGGACAACGGAAATATTACGCGGGGTTGTCGAAATCGCCGAAGAGATGGGTTTACCCGTTAACGCTCAAAATCGTTCCCAACTAGGTCGTTTTGTCAAAAATTCACCAGTTGGTCAATTAGCCATCCCCGAAAAGCGTTTAGTTAACGGAACAATGCGAGAAGTTCACTGTTATCCCGACACTGAAGCGGTTCGTAATATCATCCGTTCCTTCTTTTCTTAA